One window of Sulfurospirillum sp. 1612 genomic DNA carries:
- the hypD gene encoding hydrogenase formation protein HypD has translation MPLDLIEGFRNPEHIKALAALIEKECKSKLNVMEVCGGHTHTIMKFGLPQILPDLVEFIHGPGCPVCIMPKERIDHALALASMPDTILATLGDMIRVPGSKTSLQKLRAEGKDIRSLYSPLDVLKIAKDNPDKKVVFFAIGFETTTPMTAVLIDETLKAGLKNLYFHINHVTVPEPIDAIMSSGDSRINAFLGPSHVSVITGYGVFEPLVARYKTPIVVAGFEPVDVMEAILMIIRQINNGEYKVENQYKRAVSKEGNVKAQELINKYMEKRSHFRWRGIGDIADSALKLKDEYAYMDAEIAFDAILPKGEIDDHKLCICGDILKGNAKPFDCKVFGKACVPSNPMGSCMVSSEGACAAYYKYGKFTGKGMK, from the coding sequence ATGCCACTTGATTTGATAGAAGGCTTTAGAAATCCTGAACATATCAAAGCCTTGGCTGCATTAATCGAAAAAGAGTGCAAGAGCAAACTCAATGTCATGGAAGTTTGTGGGGGACATACCCATACGATTATGAAGTTTGGTCTGCCTCAAATACTGCCTGATTTGGTAGAATTTATTCACGGACCAGGTTGTCCGGTTTGTATTATGCCAAAAGAGCGCATCGACCATGCCCTTGCACTCGCTTCAATGCCAGATACGATTCTTGCGACACTTGGTGATATGATTCGTGTGCCAGGGAGTAAGACGTCATTGCAAAAATTGCGTGCTGAGGGCAAAGATATCCGATCATTATATTCTCCACTAGACGTGCTTAAAATTGCCAAAGATAATCCGGATAAGAAAGTCGTTTTTTTCGCAATCGGCTTTGAAACTACGACGCCAATGACGGCGGTGCTGATTGATGAAACACTCAAAGCAGGCCTAAAAAATCTCTATTTTCATATTAATCATGTCACGGTACCTGAGCCTATTGATGCGATTATGTCAAGCGGAGATTCACGGATTAATGCCTTTTTGGGACCATCACATGTGAGTGTGATTACTGGATATGGCGTTTTTGAACCCTTGGTGGCGCGCTACAAAACTCCAATCGTCGTCGCAGGATTTGAGCCAGTTGATGTGATGGAAGCCATCCTCATGATAATCCGTCAGATTAACAATGGAGAGTATAAAGTCGAAAACCAATACAAAAGAGCCGTCTCTAAAGAGGGCAATGTCAAAGCGCAAGAGTTAATCAACAAATATATGGAAAAACGCAGTCATTTTAGATGGCGTGGTATTGGTGATATTGCGGATAGTGCGCTAAAACTCAAAGATGAATATGCCTATATGGATGCCGAAATTGCTTTTGATGCCATCTTGCCAAAAGGTGAGATTGATGATCATAAACTGTGCATTTGTGGTGATATTCTCAAAGGAAATGCCAAGCCGTTTGATTGTAAAGTTTTTGGAAAAGCGTGTGTACCGAGCAACCCGATGGGATCTTGTATGGTCTCAAGCGAAGGGGCTTGTGCGGCTTATTATAAATATGGAAAATTCACCGGAAAAGGGATGAAATGA
- the hypA gene encoding hydrogenase/urease nickel incorporation protein HypA: MHEYSIVTSLLDMCEENAKKENATKVTKVEVKIGKLSGVEPYLLESAFETFKEKTICDGAEFVMNIQDVVVHCNSCNKDYTLEKNEFFCPGCKSLDLDVVDGNDMYLMRVEME, translated from the coding sequence ATGCATGAATATTCTATCGTGACTTCACTGCTAGATATGTGTGAAGAAAATGCCAAAAAAGAAAATGCCACCAAAGTGACGAAAGTGGAAGTGAAAATTGGGAAATTAAGTGGCGTCGAGCCCTATCTTTTGGAGAGTGCTTTTGAGACGTTTAAAGAAAAAACGATTTGCGATGGGGCAGAATTTGTGATGAATATCCAAGATGTGGTGGTGCATTGTAATTCATGCAATAAAGACTACACTCTGGAGAAAAATGAATTTTTCTGCCCAGGATGTAAGAGTCTAGATCTCGATGTGGTTGATGGCAATGATATGTATTTGATGCGGGTTGAAATGGAATAA
- the mltG gene encoding endolytic transglycosylase MltG translates to MVMPCIKDKIKMTRESMINKIVIQSFLMICDVILIIILSLIFHISALMTSSKVVYVPKGSVTQIITYLQENNFAISKNVDKYLLYLIGQPQSGWINVGENVLTRGDFFYKLSHAKAAMKTLTLIPGETTIVFLQRCAQEFNLSFEKLLSIYNQVSPYKEGLLVPDTYNIPMGISEKHLIYYLVHESEIIQKKNAYKIFGEYNKKKWYKYLIVASIIQKESANKTEMPIVSSVIYNRLRKGMKLQMDGALKYGLFSHKKITPQRIKEDKTKYNTYRWRGLPDDPVCSVSMDAIAAAIFPKKTKYLYFVKNNKGVHSFSETFSQHKRNVKKLH, encoded by the coding sequence ATTGTGATGCCATGCATTAAAGATAAGATTAAGATGACGAGAGAGAGTATGATAAACAAAATAGTTATCCAAAGTTTTCTCATGATATGTGATGTGATTTTAATTATCATTTTATCTCTTATATTCCATATTTCTGCTCTCATGACTTCAAGCAAAGTCGTCTATGTGCCCAAGGGTTCTGTGACCCAAATTATAACATACTTACAAGAAAATAATTTCGCTATTTCCAAAAATGTTGATAAATATCTTTTATATTTGATTGGACAACCGCAATCTGGGTGGATTAACGTCGGAGAAAATGTTTTGACACGGGGAGATTTTTTTTATAAGCTCTCTCATGCAAAAGCAGCAATGAAGACGTTGACCTTAATTCCTGGTGAGACGACGATTGTATTTTTGCAGCGATGCGCACAAGAGTTTAATCTCTCTTTTGAGAAATTATTGTCAATCTACAACCAAGTATCTCCCTATAAAGAGGGACTTTTAGTGCCTGATACTTACAATATTCCTATGGGTATCAGTGAAAAACATTTGATTTATTATCTGGTGCATGAAAGTGAGATCATACAAAAAAAGAATGCTTACAAAATCTTCGGTGAATATAATAAAAAGAAGTGGTACAAATACCTCATTGTCGCCTCAATCATCCAAAAAGAGTCCGCCAATAAAACCGAGATGCCAATCGTCTCTTCGGTGATTTATAACCGTCTGCGCAAAGGGATGAAGTTACAGATGGATGGCGCTTTAAAATACGGCCTTTTTTCTCACAAAAAAATCACACCTCAAAGAATTAAGGAAGATAAAACAAAGTATAATACTTATAGATGGAGAGGGTTACCTGATGACCCTGTATGTAGCGTCAGTATGGATGCCATTGCCGCCGCTATATTTCCCAAAAAGACAAAATATTTATATTTTGTAAAAAACAATAAAGGAGTGCATTCTTTCTCAGAAACGTTTAGCCAACATAAAAGAAATGTTAAAAAGTTGCATTAA
- the hypB gene encoding hydrogenase nickel incorporation protein HypB encodes MCKDCGCSITDSAHEHEHHHGSSEEHQSAHEHLHDNPQLNDKKTVEVITKILDKNDHEADHNRAHFEEHNVLCINLMSSPGSGKTTMLEALADIADFKFCVVEGDLETNKDADRLTSKGIDAHQIQTGSACHLDAFMVHKALHHVDMDKVDVCFIENVGNLVCPASYDVGSHLNIVLVSVPEGEDKIAKYPVMFRKADLILFTKTDLLPYFEYDLEHEKSVARTLKPNVDILEISTKDPKSLEKVANWIKFKREVR; translated from the coding sequence ATGTGTAAAGATTGCGGTTGCTCTATCACAGATAGCGCACACGAACACGAACATCATCACGGAAGTAGCGAGGAACATCAAAGTGCCCACGAGCATTTACATGATAATCCGCAACTTAACGATAAAAAAACAGTAGAAGTTATCACAAAGATTTTGGATAAAAACGATCATGAAGCCGATCACAACCGTGCTCATTTTGAAGAGCACAATGTTTTGTGTATCAACTTGATGAGCTCTCCGGGCAGTGGTAAGACAACAATGCTCGAAGCTTTGGCAGATATTGCAGATTTTAAATTTTGCGTCGTTGAGGGTGATTTGGAAACCAATAAAGATGCCGATAGGTTAACCTCAAAAGGAATCGATGCCCATCAAATACAAACTGGTTCTGCGTGTCACTTGGATGCTTTCATGGTACATAAAGCACTCCATCATGTAGATATGGACAAAGTAGATGTCTGTTTTATCGAAAACGTCGGTAATCTTGTTTGCCCTGCGAGTTATGATGTCGGAAGTCATCTAAATATCGTGCTTGTCTCAGTTCCTGAGGGTGAAGATAAAATCGCAAAATACCCGGTAATGTTCCGAAAAGCCGATTTGATTCTTTTTACAAAAACTGACCTTTTGCCATATTTTGAATATGACTTAGAACACGAAAAAAGTGTCGCAAGAACACTCAAACCTAATGTTGATATTTTAGAAATCAGTACAAAAGATCCAAAAAGCTTAGAAAAAGTTGCCAATTGGATAAAATTCAAAAGAGAGGTAAGATAG
- a CDS encoding NADP-dependent isocitrate dehydrogenase encodes MSKHRSKIIYTKVDEAPALATYSLLPIIKAFTKHADIEIANKDISLSSRVLAAFSDSLPEKQQVSDDLARLGQLVKEPDANIVKLPNISASIPQLKAAIKELQDKGYDVPSYPEDPQTPEDIAIKERYAKTLGSAVNPVLREGNSDRRVAKAVKEYAKKNPHKMAAWSADSKAHVASMDHGDFYESETSITLEEPTVAQIQFIDKSGDVRVLKESLPLLEGEILDSSVLRVAALEDFFDAQLKDAKAQGVLLSLHLKATMMKVSDPIIFGHAVRVFYKDLFSKFAKELKEVGFNENNGIGDLYAKMDKFSPDVKEAIEAEIANIYATQPDLAMVDSDKGITNLHVPNNVIIDASMPVVVRDAGKMWGADGALHDTKALIPDRSYAGFYQEVIEDCQKNGAYDPSKIGSVANVGLMAQKAEEYGSHDKTFIAPGDGKIVIVDAQGHVLLSQDVQEGDIYRSCQAKDIPIQDWVKLAVNRARASGTPAVFWLDPNRGHDREITKKVEKYLKDHDTNGLEIYIKSPIEAMKYSLKRLRAGQDTISVTGNVLRDYLTDLFPIIELGTSSKMLSIVPLLAGGGLFETGAGGSAPKHVQQFLEEGHLRWDSLGEFLALWALLDGLAFKSKETEVSALAKTLDSAIGRLLDNNKSPSRKVGELDNKGSHFYLALYWAEALAAQNESAKLKDIFKSVASKLEENEAIILKELKEAEGKSVTIGGYYKPDDALAFEAMRPSAVFNTIIDSI; translated from the coding sequence ATGAGCAAACACAGATCCAAAATTATATACACTAAAGTAGATGAAGCACCAGCATTGGCGACTTATTCACTACTTCCTATCATAAAGGCTTTCACAAAACATGCAGATATAGAGATTGCCAACAAAGATATTTCTCTCTCAAGCAGAGTGCTTGCCGCTTTTTCTGATAGCTTACCAGAAAAACAACAAGTCAGCGATGATCTTGCAAGATTAGGACAATTAGTCAAAGAACCTGATGCAAACATTGTAAAACTACCTAATATCAGTGCATCTATTCCTCAACTCAAAGCAGCTATTAAAGAGCTTCAAGATAAAGGCTATGATGTTCCATCTTATCCTGAAGACCCACAAACACCAGAAGATATCGCGATAAAAGAACGCTATGCAAAAACTCTAGGAAGTGCGGTCAACCCCGTACTACGAGAAGGAAATTCTGATAGAAGAGTCGCTAAAGCCGTGAAAGAATACGCCAAGAAAAATCCACACAAAATGGCTGCTTGGTCAGCAGATTCAAAAGCTCATGTTGCATCGATGGATCATGGTGATTTTTATGAAAGTGAGACCTCAATCACACTAGAGGAACCAACCGTTGCTCAGATTCAATTTATCGATAAATCGGGTGATGTTCGTGTACTCAAAGAGTCATTGCCACTCTTAGAAGGAGAAATTTTAGATTCTTCTGTGTTAAGAGTTGCGGCATTGGAAGATTTTTTTGATGCACAATTAAAAGATGCTAAGGCACAAGGTGTTTTATTGTCATTGCACTTAAAAGCGACGATGATGAAAGTCTCAGATCCTATCATCTTTGGACATGCGGTTCGTGTTTTTTATAAAGATTTATTTTCAAAATTTGCAAAAGAACTCAAAGAAGTCGGCTTTAATGAAAACAATGGTATTGGTGATCTTTATGCTAAGATGGATAAGTTCTCACCAGATGTCAAAGAAGCCATAGAAGCAGAAATTGCCAATATTTATGCAACGCAACCAGATTTAGCCATGGTTGATTCTGATAAAGGCATTACCAATTTACATGTTCCCAATAATGTCATCATTGACGCCTCTATGCCAGTAGTCGTGCGAGATGCCGGCAAGATGTGGGGTGCTGATGGCGCGCTTCATGATACGAAAGCTTTGATTCCAGATCGTAGCTATGCTGGTTTTTATCAAGAAGTGATTGAAGACTGCCAAAAAAACGGTGCGTATGACCCTTCAAAAATCGGAAGTGTTGCTAATGTCGGACTGATGGCACAAAAAGCGGAAGAGTATGGCTCTCATGATAAAACATTTATTGCTCCCGGTGATGGCAAGATCGTCATCGTCGATGCACAAGGTCACGTGCTCTTGTCTCAAGATGTACAAGAAGGTGATATTTATCGAAGTTGCCAAGCCAAAGATATTCCAATACAAGATTGGGTGAAATTAGCAGTCAATCGTGCGCGCGCTTCTGGAACACCGGCAGTTTTCTGGCTTGATCCAAACCGAGGTCATGATAGAGAAATTACAAAAAAAGTCGAGAAGTATCTCAAAGATCATGATACCAATGGCTTAGAGATTTATATCAAATCACCAATCGAAGCGATGAAATATTCACTCAAAAGACTCAGAGCGGGACAAGATACCATCTCGGTGACTGGTAATGTCTTAAGAGACTACTTAACTGATTTGTTCCCAATTATAGAACTAGGAACCAGTTCAAAAATGCTCTCCATCGTACCACTTTTAGCAGGAGGCGGTTTATTTGAAACCGGAGCAGGCGGAAGTGCTCCAAAACATGTGCAACAATTTTTGGAAGAGGGACATTTACGATGGGATTCATTGGGAGAATTTTTAGCGTTATGGGCATTGTTGGATGGTTTGGCATTTAAATCAAAAGAGACAGAAGTGTCTGCCCTTGCGAAAACACTTGATAGCGCTATTGGAAGATTGTTGGACAACAATAAATCCCCATCTCGAAAAGTAGGAGAACTTGACAATAAAGGCAGTCATTTTTATCTTGCACTTTATTGGGCAGAAGCCCTAGCCGCTCAAAATGAGAGTGCTAAATTGAAAGATATTTTTAAAAGTGTTGCTTCCAAACTAGAAGAAAATGAAGCAATCATTTTGAAAGAGTTAAAAGAGGCTGAAGGCAAAAGCGTCACTATTGGTGGTTATTATAAGCCTGATGATGCCTTGGCATTTGAAGCGATGAGACCGAGTGCGGTGTTTAATACAATCATCGACTCAATTTAA
- a CDS encoding HypC/HybG/HupF family hydrogenase formation chaperone: protein MCLSIPSKVTHIDENNMATVDTMGVKREVTLDLIDEKVEIGDYVLIHVGFAMNKISKEEAQESLDLYGQIVEQMKNEEIDQSEGDCNYAT from the coding sequence ATGTGTCTTTCAATACCAAGCAAAGTAACTCATATTGATGAAAATAATATGGCCACCGTTGATACTATGGGCGTCAAAAGAGAAGTGACGCTTGATTTAATCGATGAAAAAGTTGAAATCGGTGATTATGTACTCATTCATGTTGGATTTGCTATGAATAAAATCAGCAAAGAAGAGGCTCAAGAGAGTTTGGACCTCTATGGGCAGATTGTGGAGCAGATGAAAAATGAGGAGATAGACCAAAGCGAGGGAGATTGCAATTATGCCACTTGA
- the hypE gene encoding hydrogenase expression/formation protein HypE, with the protein MSQKKIMLSQGGGGEETQTLIKELFFKYFDNEILLKMEDAAVLTMQSKKIAFTTDSFTVSPIFFNGGNIGKLAIAGTVNDVAMMGAKPLYLTCSFMIEEGFPYDDLVTIVKSMSDELKVSGAKIVAGDTKVVPKGSVDGLFINTSGIGEVMIDNISAHNLVEGDSVIVSNEVGNHGACILAKREDIQLDSDLKTDCATLWPMIEALIKEGIKIKSLRDATRGGLSAVLNEWCETSHVSIEVNEEKIPVANEVKGVCEMLGFEPYEFANEGTMVLCVEAGEEEKTLQILRTFEKTAKASFIGTVSHKYDDKVILNTPWGSSRYLEPPKGELLPRIC; encoded by the coding sequence ATGAGTCAAAAAAAGATAATGCTATCGCAAGGCGGTGGCGGAGAAGAAACCCAAACGCTCATCAAAGAGCTTTTTTTTAAATATTTTGATAATGAGATTTTACTCAAAATGGAAGATGCTGCCGTCCTTACGATGCAATCGAAAAAGATTGCGTTTACGACTGACTCTTTTACCGTCAGCCCTATCTTTTTTAATGGGGGAAATATCGGTAAATTAGCCATCGCTGGAACTGTCAATGACGTCGCTATGATGGGTGCAAAACCACTCTATCTCACGTGTTCATTCATGATAGAAGAGGGATTCCCTTATGATGATTTGGTGACTATTGTCAAAAGCATGAGTGATGAGCTCAAAGTCAGTGGCGCGAAGATTGTAGCAGGTGATACTAAAGTCGTGCCAAAAGGTAGCGTGGATGGTCTTTTTATCAATACTTCAGGTATTGGTGAAGTGATGATTGACAATATCTCAGCACACAATCTTGTAGAAGGTGATTCTGTCATTGTATCCAATGAAGTGGGAAATCATGGCGCGTGTATTTTAGCCAAACGCGAAGATATCCAACTTGATTCTGATTTGAAAACTGACTGTGCAACATTGTGGCCGATGATTGAGGCGTTGATAAAAGAGGGCATCAAAATAAAATCACTCCGAGATGCCACACGTGGAGGTTTGAGTGCTGTGCTCAATGAATGGTGCGAAACATCACACGTCAGTATTGAAGTCAATGAAGAAAAAATCCCAGTAGCCAATGAAGTCAAAGGGGTTTGTGAAATGTTGGGATTTGAGCCTTATGAATTTGCCAATGAAGGTACGATGGTTCTCTGTGTTGAAGCCGGCGAAGAAGAGAAAACCTTGCAAATATTACGAACCTTTGAGAAAACAGCAAAAGCTTCATTTATTGGAACCGTGTCACACAAATATGATGACAAAGTCATCCTTAATACGCCATGGGGCAGTAGCCGATATTTGGAACCGCCTAAAGGTGAACTTTTACCAAGGATCTGTTAA
- a CDS encoding GNAT family N-acetyltransferase, whose protein sequence is MIKQFRVAKIEDLPEIINIYNDSINDGITTLESAIVTVESRVDWFHSHDKETRPILVKEYRDKIISWIDFQPFDAGKAYQNCARINIYIERNFRGQKLGQKFLQEALAKAKEYGIKTLLAYIFADNIASLKLFKKMNFREWGRFPSVAEFDDTQKDLIILGRAIETV, encoded by the coding sequence ATGATTAAACAATTTAGAGTGGCAAAGATAGAGGATTTGCCCGAAATTATTAATATTTACAATGATTCGATCAATGATGGTATTACGACACTAGAGAGTGCAATCGTGACGGTTGAGAGCCGCGTCGATTGGTTTCACTCTCATGATAAAGAGACGCGCCCGATTTTGGTGAAAGAGTATCGAGATAAAATCATCTCCTGGATTGATTTTCAACCTTTTGACGCGGGTAAAGCTTACCAAAATTGCGCGCGTATTAACATCTATATTGAGAGAAATTTTAGAGGACAAAAACTAGGTCAAAAATTTTTACAAGAAGCACTGGCAAAAGCAAAAGAGTATGGAATCAAAACGCTTTTAGCCTATATTTTTGCCGATAATATTGCTTCATTGAAATTATTCAAAAAAATGAATTTCAGAGAGTGGGGTCGTTTCCCTAGTGTGGCTGAATTTGACGATACACAAAAAGACCTCATTATCCTTGGTAGGGCTATTGAAACAGTTTAA
- a CDS encoding YhdP family protein yields MIIKITSHIMRKLWITILFIILSLVILILSLMHGITINSITLPKLRINELYIKLDKKLIVESNQIKILRDSKAKNSAYEIYKLAKYGKYLNQFFQEISLKNVQYNDEVINLLYKDNVFYLNSNYLTIDAKLQDVSKGKINIDVKQMILKDYDIELVGKTILDLKKNIYDYSGKFDILNIDGHLNFKIEKDKVYYQASSEHFASLEPIMKYIEARVKLEPIVSAWIYKKIVAKDYKLNNIQGMFNLLSGDFFPKLMQANATLKEATIQFHPDVTPALAKKIDITLQDNKLIFHLDDPTFKGKKITINNIYIYNLLTTSNGIVVDITSNSLLDSTIHSILKAFNINIPITQSSGINHSNLYLDIKFLPYSIDAKGDFTVKDSILNIKGVNFFTKYATIRLDNNKIFIDHSNLAYKNIFDLNTTGIFKTDTQQYHGLVSINALDIGLKDNKLLQIKNLQDEPIKLTLKPNSSLFELKNLDTNLSFTANNNKISIQDLSKYQKFSPMMQDYNMSAGALYVTTKAFQNFDAHLQLRDFQTPFYVHDKKIKDLNITIKTNANAITALSHNKKIQLSYDDKLIVNLKDLDIQIANTSSKSTKKVANHDTIINGHHVNFKIKDLNATILSDHFTFKRMKKDTSFISVYKNSQIGYEDKGGRFYLEATKLNDVFVNTALHSNMVKDGTFKITANGDNFDIFDGNVEMNNTTLKDSALFNNLMAIINTIPSLVLFKNPNFNENGYFIKNGTIQFKRINQILSFQNINLHGYNTDIVGKGYINLDENSIHLDLQVKTLKDVSDAIKKIPVLGYIILGDDKSISTNISITGDLKNPKIKTQLLKDSVMTPIDILKRTIESPLKLFQ; encoded by the coding sequence ATGATAATTAAAATCACATCACATATCATGAGAAAACTTTGGATAACTATTTTGTTTATCATACTCTCTCTCGTCATCTTAATCTTATCTTTAATGCATGGCATCACAATCAATTCTATCACGTTGCCAAAACTAAGGATTAATGAATTATATATAAAATTAGATAAAAAGTTAATTGTCGAATCAAATCAAATCAAGATACTAAGAGATTCAAAAGCTAAAAACTCAGCTTATGAGATTTATAAATTAGCAAAATATGGTAAATACTTAAACCAATTTTTCCAAGAAATCTCACTCAAAAACGTGCAATACAATGATGAAGTCATCAATCTTCTGTACAAAGATAATGTTTTTTATCTCAACAGTAACTACCTAACCATCGATGCCAAACTGCAAGATGTCTCTAAGGGAAAAATCAATATTGATGTCAAACAGATGATTTTAAAAGATTATGATATTGAACTCGTCGGAAAAACCATCTTGGATTTGAAAAAAAACATCTATGATTATTCTGGGAAATTTGACATATTAAATATCGATGGACATTTGAATTTTAAAATCGAAAAAGACAAAGTCTATTATCAAGCAAGTAGTGAGCATTTTGCCTCATTAGAGCCTATCATGAAGTATATTGAAGCACGGGTCAAGCTCGAGCCAATCGTGAGTGCTTGGATTTACAAAAAAATAGTAGCTAAAGATTATAAACTCAACAATATCCAAGGGATGTTTAATCTCCTCAGCGGTGATTTTTTCCCAAAACTGATGCAAGCCAATGCCACTCTCAAAGAGGCAACCATTCAATTTCATCCCGATGTCACACCCGCATTAGCTAAAAAAATCGATATCACACTTCAAGACAATAAGCTGATTTTTCATCTTGATGATCCAACCTTTAAAGGTAAAAAAATCACGATTAACAACATCTATATCTATAATCTGCTCACCACAAGCAATGGTATCGTCGTTGATATTACGTCCAATTCACTATTAGATTCTACGATACATTCAATACTCAAAGCCTTTAATATCAATATTCCTATCACACAATCTAGTGGCATCAATCACTCCAACCTCTATCTTGATATCAAGTTTTTGCCCTACTCTATTGATGCTAAGGGTGATTTTACGGTAAAAGATTCAATATTAAATATCAAAGGTGTGAATTTTTTTACAAAATATGCAACCATAAGATTGGATAATAATAAGATATTTATCGACCATAGCAATCTCGCTTATAAAAATATTTTTGATCTCAATACCACGGGAATCTTCAAAACGGACACCCAACAATATCATGGTCTTGTTAGTATCAATGCGCTTGATATTGGGCTTAAAGATAACAAATTATTACAAATCAAAAACCTACAAGATGAGCCTATAAAACTGACGCTCAAACCCAATAGCAGCCTGTTTGAGCTAAAAAATCTAGATACTAATCTCTCATTTACAGCGAACAATAATAAAATTTCCATCCAAGATTTATCAAAATACCAAAAATTCTCTCCCATGATGCAAGATTATAATATGAGTGCAGGAGCGCTTTATGTCACGACAAAAGCATTCCAAAATTTTGATGCACACTTGCAATTGCGCGATTTTCAGACCCCTTTTTACGTTCATGATAAAAAAATAAAAGATTTAAATATCACCATTAAGACCAACGCCAATGCCATCACCGCGCTTAGTCATAATAAGAAAATTCAACTCTCTTATGATGACAAACTTATCGTGAATCTTAAAGATTTAGATATTCAAATTGCCAATACTTCCTCAAAATCAACAAAAAAAGTAGCCAATCATGACACCATTATCAATGGCCATCATGTCAATTTCAAAATCAAAGATTTAAATGCGACCATTTTAAGTGATCATTTTACATTCAAGCGCATGAAAAAGGATACTAGCTTCATCAGTGTTTATAAAAACTCGCAAATTGGTTATGAAGATAAAGGGGGACGATTTTATCTGGAAGCGACAAAATTAAATGATGTGTTTGTCAATACTGCTTTACACAGTAATATGGTCAAAGATGGGACGTTTAAAATCACGGCAAACGGCGATAATTTTGATATTTTTGATGGTAATGTAGAGATGAACAATACCACCTTAAAAGATTCGGCATTGTTTAATAATCTCATGGCAATCATCAATACCATTCCCTCTTTGGTCTTATTTAAGAATCCTAATTTTAATGAAAATGGCTATTTCATCAAAAATGGTACCATCCAATTTAAAAGAATTAATCAAATTCTCTCTTTTCAAAACATCAATCTACATGGATATAATACCGATATAGTTGGAAAGGGATATATCAATCTTGATGAAAACAGTATTCACCTTGACTTACAAGTCAAAACACTCAAAGATGTGAGCGATGCAATCAAAAAAATTCCAGTTTTGGGCTATATTATCCTCGGAGATGACAAAAGTATCTCTACGAATATCAGTATCACAGGTGACTTAAAAAATCCAAAAATAAAAACTCAGCTGTTAAAAGACTCTGTGATGACTCCGATTGATATCTTAAAAAGGACGATAGAATCGCCCCTTAAACTGTTTCAATAG